The following proteins come from a genomic window of Salvia hispanica cultivar TCC Black 2014 chromosome 4, UniMelb_Shisp_WGS_1.0, whole genome shotgun sequence:
- the LOC125218277 gene encoding cis-muuroladiene synthase-like: MATYSIMAEASSCVGDVRPPVTNHEPSIWGDIFSNYSSFENQEQEKYEEAIEALKEEARDMLMAKTTPLNQLILIDTVERLGLAYLFENEIEHKLKQIKHDDDNLLHRSDLFTIALGFRLLRQHRHHISCDVFNKFVDKDGMLEEGDVEGMLSLYEAAHVRFNDENILQEAADFTRRYLSSREAELESHLKDRVKRALERPLHRDIPIVYARIFISIYEKDPSRNELLLKLAKLNFNFLQKLYRKELSQLSRWWNEFDLKSKLPYARDRLVEAYMWCVGYHYEPHYSYVRIGLAKGIQIIGVMDDTYDNYATINEAQLFTQVLDKWNMDEADQLPEYMRTVYRFIMSTCEDYERNALKLGKAFATPYFIETVQQLGRAYNQELKWVMERKLPPFEDYVKNSEITSCIYIMFAAIIPGFKSLTQETIDWMKSEPKIAISTGMIGRYWDDIGSHDRESKGGQVLTAIDCYMKQHGVTKQETLLEFAQRVEEAWMDVNKEWVETTFVSTEIALQFLNYARMCDASYNNSNGDAYTDPQMAKSNVLALFIEPILI; this comes from the exons ATGGCAACATATAGCATTATGGCTGAGGCTTCAAGCTGTGTGGGGGATGTAAGGCCACCTGTGACCAATCATGAGCCAAGCATTTGGGGTGACATTTTCTCTAATTACTCTTCTTTTGAAAACCAG GAACAAGAAAAGTACGAAGAAGCAATTGAAGCATTGAAGGAAGAAGCAAGAGACATGTTAATGGCAAAAACAACTCCTCTCAACCAATTGATATTAATCGACACTGTTGAGCGGTTGGGATTGGCCTATCTTTTCGAGAACGAAATCGAACACAAActcaaacaaatcaaacatGACGACGATAACCTTCTTCACCGTTCCGATTTATTCACTATAGCACTTGGATTTCGCTTGCTCAGGCAACACCGCCATCACATTTCTTGCg ATGTTTTCAACAAGTTTGTTGACAAGGATGGTATGCTCGAAGAAGGCGACGTTGAGGGAATGTTAAGCTTGTATGAAGCAGCCCATGTTCGATTTAACGACGAGAACATACTACAAGAGGCTGCCGATTTTACAAGGCGTTACTTGAGTAGTCGCGAAGCAGAATTAGAGTCTCACCTTAAAGATAGAGTGAAGCGGGCTTTGGAGCGCCCGCTTCATAGAGATATTCCCATTGTCTACGCACGGATTTTCATCTCTATATATGAAAAGGATCCCTCAAGAAATGAACTTCTTCTCAAACTAGCTAAACTTAACTTCAACTTTTTGCAGAAGCTATACAGGAAAGAACTCTCCCAACTCTCAAG gtGGTGGaatgaatttgatttgaaatcGAAATTACCATATGCAAGAGATCGATTGGTGGAGGCGTATATGTGGTGTGTGGGATACCATTATGAACCTCACTACTCTTATGTTCGAATTGGACTTGCTAAAGGCATTCAAATCATTGGAGTTATGGATGATACATATGATAATTATGCTACAATCAATGAAGCTCAACTTTTTACTCAAGTCTTAGACAA GTGGAATATGGATGAAGCTGATCAACTCCCTGAATACATGAGAACTGTTTATCGTTTTATAATGAGTACATGTGAAGATTATGAACGCAACGCACTCAAACTCGGGAAAGCCTTTGCAACTCCTTATTTCATAGAAACG GTGCAACAACTTGGAAGGGCTTACAATCAAGAGCTAAAGTGGGTTATGGAAAGAAAACTGCCTCCATTTGAAGACTATGTTAAAAACTCTGAGATAACCAGCTGCATTTATATCATGTTTGCTGCTATTATTCCTGGTTTTAAATCTCTCACCCAAGAAACTATTGACTGGATGAAGAGTGAGCCCAAAATCGCAATATCAACGGGTATGATCGGTAGATATTGGGACGACATTGGCTCTCATGAT CGCGAGAGCAAAGGAGGGCAAGTGTTGACTGCAATCGACTGCTACATGAAACAACATGGCGTAACGAAGCAAGAGACGCTATTAGAGTTTGCACAACGAGTTGAGGAAGCATGGATGGATGTGAACAAGGAATGGGTCGAGACAACGTTCGTGTCAACAGAAATAGCCCTTCAATTTCTCAACTATGCTCGAATGTGCGATGCCAGTTACAACAACAGCAATGGAGACGCGTATACCGACCCTCAAATGGCCAAGTCAAATGTCCTTGCTCTCTTTATCGAACCAATActcatttga